A genomic segment from Modestobacter roseus encodes:
- a CDS encoding antibiotic biosynthesis monooxygenase family protein encodes MSVVKINVVTMPEDKRERFEERFRGRAGAVETTEGFEWFELLRPVEGTDAYLVYTRWTTEEAYQAWQSSQDFDRAHAGGGDTLAPAAERSKNHLWSYEVVQSSGPHGEKS; translated from the coding sequence ATGAGCGTCGTGAAGATCAACGTGGTGACCATGCCCGAGGACAAGCGCGAGCGGTTCGAGGAGCGGTTCCGGGGCCGGGCCGGCGCCGTGGAGACCACCGAGGGCTTCGAGTGGTTCGAGCTGCTGCGGCCCGTCGAGGGCACCGATGCCTACCTGGTCTACACCCGGTGGACCACCGAGGAGGCCTACCAGGCCTGGCAGTCCAGCCAGGACTTCGATCGCGCCCACGCCGGCGGCGGGGACACCCTCGCTCCGGCCGCGGAGCGGTCCAAGAACCACCTGTGGAGCTACGAGGTCGTCCAGTCCTCCGGCCCGCACGGCGAGAAGAGCTGA
- the larB gene encoding nickel pincer cofactor biosynthesis protein LarB, with product MDRQPRTTDLGYARLDPDRAARTGTPEVVYAAGKAPAETVGCLAGLLDAATGAGVGGQAFAWATRVDEATADAVRARWPDAHVDPVARVAWVGAPPPPVGEVLVLTAGTSDGPVAAEVAATLTASGVGCRRVDDVGVAGVHRVLAVAPDMAAADAVVVVAGMDGALPSVVAGLTDRLVVAVPTSVGYGAAFEGLAALLTMLTACAPGVLVVNIDNGFGAGVAAARIARSAQR from the coding sequence GTGGACCGGCAACCGCGCACCACCGACCTCGGGTACGCCCGGCTGGACCCCGACCGGGCGGCCCGCACCGGCACCCCCGAGGTCGTCTACGCGGCCGGGAAGGCCCCCGCGGAGACCGTCGGCTGCCTGGCCGGCCTGCTGGACGCCGCCACCGGGGCCGGGGTGGGTGGGCAGGCCTTCGCCTGGGCGACCCGGGTCGACGAGGCCACCGCCGACGCCGTCCGGGCCCGCTGGCCGGACGCGCACGTCGACCCGGTGGCCCGGGTGGCCTGGGTCGGCGCTCCCCCGCCGCCGGTGGGCGAGGTGCTGGTGCTGACCGCCGGGACGTCGGACGGGCCGGTCGCCGCGGAGGTCGCCGCGACGCTGACCGCGAGCGGCGTGGGCTGCCGCCGGGTGGACGACGTCGGGGTGGCAGGCGTGCACCGGGTCCTCGCCGTCGCTCCCGACATGGCAGCCGCCGACGCCGTGGTGGTGGTCGCCGGGATGGACGGCGCGCTGCCGAGCGTCGTCGCCGGGCTGACCGACCGGCTGGTGGTCGCCGTGCCGACGTCGGTGGGCTACGGCGCCGCGTTCGAGGGGCTCGCGGCGCTGCTCACCATGCTGACGGCCTGCGCGCCCGGCGTGCTCGTGGTGAACATCGACAACGGCTTCGGCGCCGGGGTCGCTGCCGCCCGCATCGCCCGGTCGGCTCAGCGGTAG
- a CDS encoding ExsB family transcriptional regulator, which produces MSGLDDRLAALDAELAAVPAVLVAFSGGVDSGVVLAAAVRALGTDRVVAATAVSPSLPAAERVAAHAFAVGLGVRHEQPRTDELARPGYVANAGDRCAFCKTELVEVLVPLAAGLGIADVVTGTNADDVRAGFRPGIRAAAERGAWAPLARAGLTKDDVRSAARRWGLPLAEKPAAACLASRIAYGVPVSAAGLARVERAEVALRAALTGAGLAVRDLRVRDLGGDVARVELDAGLVPEIGPELLGAVTGFERVELDPRGFRSGSMNELLPDPVRYR; this is translated from the coding sequence GTGAGCGGACTCGACGACCGGCTGGCCGCGCTGGACGCCGAGCTGGCGGCGGTCCCCGCCGTGCTGGTGGCCTTCTCCGGCGGTGTCGACTCGGGGGTGGTGCTCGCCGCCGCCGTCCGCGCGCTGGGCACCGACCGGGTGGTGGCCGCCACCGCCGTCTCCCCGAGCCTGCCCGCCGCCGAGCGGGTGGCGGCCCACGCGTTCGCCGTGGGCCTCGGCGTCCGGCACGAGCAGCCCCGCACCGACGAGCTGGCCCGGCCGGGCTACGTGGCCAACGCCGGCGACCGGTGCGCCTTCTGCAAGACCGAGCTGGTCGAGGTGCTCGTGCCGCTGGCCGCCGGGCTGGGCATCGCCGACGTCGTCACCGGTACCAACGCCGACGACGTGCGGGCCGGGTTCCGCCCGGGCATCCGGGCCGCCGCCGAGCGGGGCGCGTGGGCGCCGCTGGCCCGGGCCGGCCTGACCAAGGACGACGTCCGGTCCGCCGCCCGCCGGTGGGGCCTGCCGCTGGCGGAGAAGCCGGCGGCCGCCTGCCTGGCCAGCCGGATCGCCTACGGGGTGCCCGTCTCGGCCGCCGGACTGGCCCGGGTGGAGCGCGCCGAGGTGGCGTTGCGGGCCGCGCTGACCGGGGCCGGGCTGGCCGTGCGGGACCTGCGGGTGCGCGACCTGGGCGGCGACGTGGCCCGGGTGGAGCTGGACGCCGGCCTGGTACCGGAGATCGGGCCGGAGCTGCTGGGCGCGGTCACCGGGTTCGAGCGCGTCGAGCTGGACCCCCGGGGGTTCCGGTCGGGGTCGATGAACGAGCTGCTGCCGGACCCCGTGCGCTACCGCTGA
- the truB gene encoding tRNA pseudouridine(55) synthase TruB, producing MSPDRDDDARPSIAGSASDRGAEGGRSAARRRRPDADVPPSLLLVDKPGGMTSHDVVAIARRVLSVRKVGHAGTLDPMATGLLVLGVGAATRLLGHLAGSDKVYAATLRLGQSTVTDDREGQVTHTTSAAGLTDDAVRAAVAGQVGALQQVPSSVSAVKVDGRRSYDRVRAGEEVELAARSVTVHAIDVHRLTRPTPDLVDVEVTVSCSTGTYVRAIARDVGAALGVGGHLTALRRTSSGPFDTGQARPVEEAAGALGERGSGPGVLGLADAARAVFPARELTAEEAVALGYGQRVPATGTPGLHAAVAPDGRLVALVEDDGRIARVAVGFPAP from the coding sequence GTGAGCCCCGACCGCGACGACGACGCCCGACCGAGCATCGCAGGGAGCGCCAGCGACCGAGGAGCGGAAGGAGGGCGGAGCGCGGCCAGACGCCGCCGCCCAGATGCCGACGTCCCGCCGTCCCTGCTGCTGGTCGACAAGCCCGGCGGCATGACCTCCCACGACGTCGTCGCGATCGCCCGCCGGGTGCTGTCGGTGCGCAAGGTCGGCCACGCGGGCACGCTCGACCCGATGGCCACGGGGTTGCTCGTGCTCGGCGTCGGCGCCGCCACCCGGCTGCTGGGCCACCTGGCCGGCTCGGACAAGGTCTACGCGGCCACGCTCCGGCTGGGCCAGTCGACGGTCACCGACGACCGTGAGGGGCAGGTCACCCACACCACCTCCGCGGCCGGCCTGACCGACGACGCGGTGCGCGCCGCCGTCGCCGGTCAGGTGGGCGCGCTGCAGCAGGTGCCCTCCTCCGTGAGCGCCGTCAAGGTCGACGGGCGGCGGTCCTACGACCGGGTGCGCGCCGGCGAGGAGGTCGAGCTCGCCGCCCGCTCGGTGACCGTGCACGCCATCGACGTCCACCGGCTGACCCGGCCGACGCCGGATCTGGTCGACGTCGAGGTCACCGTCTCCTGCAGCACCGGCACCTACGTCCGCGCGATCGCCCGGGACGTCGGCGCGGCGCTGGGCGTCGGCGGGCACCTCACCGCGCTGCGGCGCACCTCGTCCGGGCCGTTCGACACCGGGCAGGCCCGCCCGGTCGAGGAGGCCGCGGGCGCCCTCGGCGAGCGGGGGTCCGGCCCCGGGGTGCTGGGGCTCGCCGACGCTGCCCGGGCCGTCTTCCCGGCCCGGGAGCTCACCGCCGAGGAGGCGGTCGCCCTGGGGTACGGCCAGCGGGTGCCGGCCACCGGAACCCCCGGCCTGCACGCGGCGGTCGCCCCCGACGGGCGGCTCGTCGCGCTGGTCGAGGACGACGGCCGGATCGCCCGGGTCGCCGTGGGCTTCCCGGCGCCCTGA
- a CDS encoding MATE family efflux transporter codes for MLLALRPVLPPLFTDDPAVLAQADVVWWFLALMQPLAGAAFALDGVLMGAGDVAWLRTVTVGSALVGFLPLSLLSGWLDWGLAGVWSGLTLFIVLRLAAVSWRVRGSAWLGETVSA; via the coding sequence GTGCTGCTGGCGCTGCGGCCGGTGCTCCCGCCGCTGTTCACCGACGACCCCGCGGTGCTCGCCCAGGCCGACGTCGTCTGGTGGTTCCTCGCGCTGATGCAGCCGCTGGCGGGCGCGGCCTTCGCCCTCGACGGCGTGCTCATGGGCGCCGGCGACGTCGCCTGGCTCCGCACCGTGACGGTGGGGTCGGCCCTGGTCGGCTTCCTGCCGCTGTCGCTGCTGTCGGGCTGGCTGGACTGGGGGCTGGCCGGCGTGTGGTCGGGCCTGACCCTGTTCATCGTGCTGCGGCTGGCGGCGGTCAGCTGGCGGGTGCGGGGGAGTGCGTGGCTGGGTGAGACGGTGTCGGCGTGA
- a CDS encoding MATE family efflux transporter has product MTGAVRPPAERSIPSLAAPALVVLAAEPLYLLVDTAVVGNLGTVALGGLAVGGGILAVVAGLLNFLAYGTTARAARRAGAGDRPGAVAEGVQATWLAVCLGVGTALLLQLLAGPLTRLMAGGAGPVAAAGEQWLRVASAGLPLLLVALAGNGWLRGVQELRRPMGYVLAGSLVSLALCPLLVYPAGFGLVGSAVANVAGQAVAASLFAWSLARELARQEIDWRPRTTALRAHLVLGRDLLVRAAVLQLAFAAAAAVVARAGTAQLGAHQIALQLWLFLALVLDAYAIAAQTLVGQALGGARPGDARRTAARVVRWGPARARWPPRCCWRCGRCSRRCSPTTPRCSPRPTSSGGSSR; this is encoded by the coding sequence ATGACCGGGGCGGTCCGGCCGCCGGCCGAGCGGAGCATCCCCTCGCTCGCCGCACCCGCGCTGGTCGTGCTGGCCGCTGAACCGCTGTACCTGCTGGTCGACACCGCGGTCGTCGGCAACCTGGGCACGGTCGCGCTGGGTGGGCTGGCCGTCGGCGGCGGCATCCTCGCGGTCGTCGCCGGGCTGCTGAACTTCCTGGCCTACGGCACCACCGCCCGCGCCGCGCGCCGGGCCGGGGCCGGTGACCGGCCCGGCGCCGTCGCGGAGGGCGTGCAGGCCACCTGGCTGGCCGTCTGCCTGGGCGTCGGGACGGCCCTGCTGCTCCAGCTGCTCGCCGGCCCGCTCACCCGGCTGATGGCCGGCGGCGCCGGCCCGGTGGCCGCCGCCGGCGAGCAGTGGCTGCGGGTGGCCAGCGCCGGGCTGCCGCTGCTGCTGGTGGCGCTGGCCGGCAACGGCTGGCTGCGTGGGGTGCAGGAGCTGCGCCGGCCGATGGGCTACGTGCTCGCCGGGAGCCTGGTCAGCCTCGCGCTCTGCCCGCTGCTGGTGTACCCGGCCGGGTTCGGCCTGGTCGGCTCCGCGGTGGCGAACGTGGCCGGGCAGGCCGTCGCCGCCTCGCTGTTCGCCTGGTCGCTGGCCCGGGAGCTGGCCCGGCAGGAGATCGACTGGCGCCCCCGGACGACGGCGCTGCGGGCGCACCTGGTGCTCGGCCGTGACCTGCTGGTGCGCGCGGCGGTGCTGCAGCTGGCGTTCGCCGCCGCGGCCGCGGTGGTGGCCCGGGCGGGGACCGCACAGCTGGGCGCCCACCAGATCGCCCTGCAGCTGTGGCTCTTCCTGGCCCTGGTGCTGGACGCCTACGCGATCGCCGCGCAGACCCTGGTGGGCCAGGCGCTGGGCGGCGCGCGCCCCGGTGACGCCCGCCGGACGGCCGCACGCGTGGTCCGGTGGGGGCCGGCACGGGCGCGGTGGCCGCCGCGGTGCTGCTGGCGCTGCGGCCGGTGCTCCCGCCGCTGTTCACCGACGACCCCGCGGTGCTCGCCCAGGCCGACGTCGTCTGGTGGTTCCTCGCGCTGA
- a CDS encoding DHH family phosphoesterase, with the protein MTATVSTPLAAAVQVLAEAAAAGATVVLSGHVQPDADALGSTLALAEGLRRRGARVVATFPAPFTLPASLGWLPGADQLTDPATVPGDVDVFVSLDAASPGRLGELAPLLETAGRSVVVDHHASNPGFGEVRLVDPHGAATVALVADLLDALGVELDQQLAACLYAGLSADTGSFRFGNTSPGTHELAARLLRTGIDHAAISRRLFDTAPFGWLGLLSQVTGRARLETGVGAGLVWTWATAADAQEHGLPADQLEALVDVVRATAEADVAAVLKGQDDGTWVVSMRSRGATDVSRVAIALGGGGHRAAAGYSSAYDLEGTVAQLRAELGRA; encoded by the coding sequence GTGACCGCCACCGTCTCCACGCCCCTCGCGGCCGCGGTCCAGGTGCTGGCGGAGGCGGCGGCAGCGGGTGCGACGGTCGTGCTGTCCGGGCACGTGCAGCCCGACGCCGACGCGCTCGGCAGCACCCTGGCCCTGGCCGAGGGGCTCCGCCGGCGTGGTGCCCGCGTCGTCGCCACCTTCCCCGCGCCGTTCACGCTGCCCGCGTCGCTCGGCTGGCTGCCCGGGGCCGACCAGCTGACCGACCCGGCCACCGTGCCGGGCGACGTCGACGTCTTCGTGAGCCTGGACGCCGCCTCCCCCGGCCGGCTGGGTGAGCTGGCCCCGCTGCTGGAGACGGCGGGGCGCTCGGTCGTGGTCGACCACCACGCCAGCAACCCCGGGTTCGGCGAGGTCCGGCTGGTCGACCCGCACGGCGCCGCCACGGTCGCGCTGGTCGCCGACCTCCTCGACGCCCTCGGCGTCGAGCTGGACCAGCAGCTGGCCGCCTGCCTCTACGCCGGGCTGTCGGCCGACACCGGCTCGTTCCGGTTCGGCAACACGTCTCCCGGCACGCACGAGCTGGCCGCCCGGCTGCTGCGCACCGGCATCGACCACGCCGCGATCAGCCGGCGGCTGTTCGACACCGCGCCGTTCGGCTGGCTCGGCCTGCTGTCCCAGGTCACCGGCCGCGCCCGGCTGGAGACCGGCGTCGGGGCCGGCCTGGTGTGGACGTGGGCGACCGCGGCCGATGCGCAGGAGCACGGGCTCCCCGCCGACCAGCTCGAGGCGCTCGTCGACGTCGTCCGGGCCACCGCGGAGGCCGACGTGGCCGCCGTGCTGAAGGGCCAGGACGACGGCACCTGGGTCGTCTCCATGCGCTCGCGCGGCGCCACCGACGTCTCCCGGGTGGCGATCGCCCTGGGCGGCGGCGGGCATCGGGCCGCGGCCGGGTACAGCTCCGCGTACGACCTCGAGGGCACCGTCGCCCAGCTGCGCGCGGAGCTCGGCCGGGCATGA
- the rbfA gene encoding 30S ribosome-binding factor RbfA: MADPARARRLAVRIRQIVSATIEMQIKDPRLGMVTITDSRVTSDLREATVFYTVYGDAQAIEDSAKALASATGVLRSTVGKQTGIKFVPSLTFVADIVPDTARELEEALERVRQADAELARAREGAQYAGEADPYRRPAVDEDTVDEEGEQDDQQADDADADAAELTDPADAPATPRSAS; encoded by the coding sequence ATGGCCGACCCGGCCCGCGCACGCCGGCTGGCGGTGCGCATCCGCCAGATCGTCTCCGCCACCATCGAGATGCAGATCAAGGACCCGCGCCTGGGGATGGTCACCATCACCGACTCCCGGGTGACCAGCGACCTGCGCGAGGCGACGGTGTTCTACACCGTCTACGGCGACGCCCAGGCGATCGAGGACTCCGCCAAGGCGCTCGCCAGCGCCACCGGCGTGCTCCGGTCGACCGTGGGCAAGCAGACGGGCATCAAGTTCGTGCCGTCGCTGACCTTCGTGGCCGACATCGTCCCGGACACCGCCCGGGAGCTCGAGGAGGCGCTCGAGCGGGTGCGGCAGGCCGACGCCGAACTCGCCCGTGCCCGCGAGGGCGCTCAGTACGCGGGTGAGGCGGACCCGTACCGCCGTCCCGCGGTCGACGAGGACACCGTCGACGAGGAGGGCGAGCAGGACGACCAGCAGGCCGACGACGCCGATGCCGACGCCGCCGAGCTCACCGACCCGGCCGACGCGCCGGCGACCCCGCGGAGCGCATCGTGA
- a CDS encoding DUF503 domain-containing protein: MSVFTGTLTADLLLGDVHSLKGKRAVVRPIVAELRRRFAVAAAEVGDQDLHRRVQIGVATVAGEAGQVTDVLDACERLLAERPEVTLLSTHRQLHSDTD; encoded by the coding sequence GTGAGCGTGTTCACGGGCACGCTCACCGCCGACCTGTTGCTGGGGGACGTCCACTCGCTGAAGGGGAAGCGCGCCGTCGTCCGGCCGATCGTGGCCGAACTCCGACGACGCTTCGCCGTGGCCGCCGCCGAGGTGGGCGATCAGGACCTGCACCGCCGGGTGCAGATCGGGGTGGCCACCGTGGCCGGCGAGGCCGGGCAGGTCACCGACGTGCTCGACGCCTGCGAGCGGTTGCTGGCCGAGCGCCCCGAGGTGACGCTCCTGTCGACGCACCGGCAGCTGCACAGCGACACGGATTGA
- the infB gene encoding translation initiation factor IF-2 translates to MAAPSMGGVSLPRGNGQTVRLPRGASLTDLAERINAEPAALVTALFHLGEMITATQSVNDDTLQLLGAEIGWVIQVVSPEDEDRELLDTFDLTFGDEESDDEDDWDVRPPVVTVMGHVDHGKTKLLDALRHANVAGKEAGGITQHIGAYQIVTELEGNERPVTFIDTPGHESFTAMRARGAKVTDIVVLVVAADDGVMPQTVEALNHAQAAEVPIVVAVNKIDKEGANPAKIRQQLTEYGLVAEEYGGDTMFVDVSATTRQGLDDLLTSILLTADASLDLRANVGQDPQGVVIEGKLDKGRGPVATVLVQRGILRQGDSIVAGDAYGRVRSLLDEHGNKLKEALPARPVQVVGLTSVPRAGDTFLVVEEDRIARQIADRRQARIRNAQNAQMRKRISLEDLDAALKETRQLNLIIKGDNSGTVEALEEALMKIEVSDDISLRVIHRGVGGITKSDIDLALADDVIVLGFNVRAEGQATELANREGVDVRYYTVIYQAIEEIEAALKGMLKPEYEEVQLGTAEVREVFRVPRIGNVAGSLVRSGTIVRNSKARLIRDGAVVADNLSVDSLRRFKDDATEVREGYECGIGLGSFNDIKVDDVIETFELREKPRA, encoded by the coding sequence ATGGCGGCGCCGAGCATGGGCGGCGTCTCGCTGCCCCGTGGCAACGGGCAGACCGTCCGGCTGCCCCGCGGCGCCTCGCTGACCGACCTGGCCGAGCGGATCAACGCCGAGCCCGCCGCGCTGGTCACCGCCCTGTTCCACCTGGGCGAGATGATCACCGCGACGCAGTCGGTCAACGACGACACGCTGCAGCTGCTCGGTGCCGAGATCGGCTGGGTCATCCAGGTCGTCAGCCCCGAGGACGAGGACCGCGAGCTCCTCGACACGTTCGACCTCACCTTCGGTGACGAGGAGAGCGACGACGAGGACGACTGGGACGTCCGCCCGCCGGTCGTGACCGTCATGGGTCACGTCGACCACGGGAAGACCAAGCTCCTGGACGCGCTCCGGCACGCCAACGTGGCGGGCAAGGAGGCCGGTGGCATCACCCAGCACATCGGCGCCTACCAGATCGTCACCGAGCTGGAGGGCAACGAGCGTCCGGTCACCTTCATCGACACCCCGGGTCACGAGTCGTTCACCGCGATGCGTGCCCGTGGCGCGAAGGTCACCGACATCGTGGTCCTGGTCGTCGCCGCCGACGACGGCGTCATGCCGCAGACGGTGGAGGCGCTGAACCACGCCCAGGCCGCCGAGGTGCCGATCGTGGTCGCGGTGAACAAGATCGACAAGGAGGGGGCCAACCCCGCCAAGATCCGTCAGCAGCTGACCGAGTACGGCCTGGTGGCCGAGGAGTACGGCGGCGACACGATGTTCGTCGACGTCTCCGCGACCACCCGTCAGGGCCTCGACGACCTGCTGACCTCGATCCTGCTGACCGCCGACGCCTCGCTGGACCTGCGCGCCAACGTGGGCCAGGACCCGCAGGGTGTGGTCATCGAGGGCAAGCTGGACAAGGGCCGTGGCCCCGTCGCCACGGTGCTGGTCCAGCGCGGCATCCTCCGCCAGGGCGACTCGATCGTGGCCGGCGACGCCTACGGTCGCGTCCGGTCGCTGCTCGACGAGCACGGCAACAAGCTCAAGGAGGCCCTGCCGGCCCGTCCGGTCCAGGTCGTCGGCCTGACCTCCGTGCCACGTGCCGGTGACACCTTCCTCGTCGTCGAGGAGGACCGGATCGCCCGGCAGATCGCCGACCGCCGTCAGGCCCGGATCCGCAACGCGCAGAACGCGCAGATGCGGAAGCGGATCAGCCTGGAGGACCTCGACGCGGCGCTCAAGGAGACCCGTCAGCTCAACCTGATCATCAAGGGCGACAACTCGGGCACCGTCGAGGCGCTCGAAGAGGCGCTGATGAAGATCGAGGTGAGCGACGACATCTCGCTGCGGGTCATCCACCGCGGCGTCGGTGGGATCACCAAGAGCGACATCGACCTGGCGCTGGCCGACGACGTCATCGTCCTGGGCTTCAACGTCCGGGCCGAGGGGCAGGCCACCGAGCTCGCCAACCGCGAGGGCGTGGACGTCCGGTACTACACGGTCATCTACCAGGCCATCGAGGAGATCGAGGCCGCGCTCAAGGGCATGCTCAAGCCGGAGTACGAAGAGGTGCAGCTGGGCACCGCGGAGGTCCGCGAGGTCTTCCGGGTCCCGCGCATCGGCAACGTCGCCGGCTCGCTGGTCCGCAGCGGCACGATCGTGCGCAACTCCAAGGCGCGCCTCATCCGCGACGGTGCCGTGGTCGCCGACAACCTGTCGGTCGACTCGCTGCGCCGCTTCAAGGACGACGCGACCGAGGTCCGCGAGGGCTACGAGTGCGGTATCGGCCTGGGGTCGTTCAACGACATCAAGGTCGATGACGTGATCGAGACCTTCGAGCTGCGCGAGAAGCCGCGCGCCTGA
- a CDS encoding translation initiation factor IF-2 N-terminal domain-containing protein, with the protein MPGKARVHELAKELGVDSKAVLAKLKEQGEFVKSASSTVEAPVARRLREAFPGGSSGESRSSSAPRPGPRPAPAPRPTAPSAPAASAPAAPAAPAAPAPAAPAPAPQAPAAAAPQAPAAPAPAAARPATPGPRPGPRPAAPAPAPAPAPAAASAPPQQPPAAPQSGPRPGPAARPGAGGGAAPGAPRPAGGGPRPGPRPAPRPGNNPFSSAPRPAAPGRPAPGGAPGQGGPRPRRAPVAHVPVPVRVVPVRPPVRAVPVRPPARVARVPTPA; encoded by the coding sequence GTGCCAGGCAAGGCCCGCGTACACGAGCTCGCGAAAGAGCTCGGCGTCGACAGCAAGGCAGTGCTCGCCAAGCTCAAGGAGCAGGGCGAGTTCGTGAAGTCCGCCTCGTCCACCGTCGAGGCCCCGGTGGCCCGACGGTTGCGCGAGGCGTTCCCCGGGGGCAGCTCCGGTGAGAGCCGCAGCAGCTCCGCCCCCCGTCCCGGTCCGCGCCCGGCTCCGGCCCCGCGCCCGACCGCGCCCAGCGCCCCGGCGGCCAGCGCCCCGGCGGCGCCCGCCGCTCCGGCAGCTCCGGCTCCCGCTGCTCCGGCGCCCGCCCCGCAGGCGCCCGCTGCCGCCGCCCCCCAGGCGCCGGCGGCTCCCGCCCCGGCCGCTGCCCGTCCGGCGACTCCGGGCCCGCGCCCGGGTCCGCGTCCGGCCGCTCCGGCCCCTGCGCCCGCACCGGCTCCGGCCGCGGCGAGTGCTCCGCCCCAGCAGCCCCCGGCCGCTCCGCAGTCCGGGCCGCGCCCGGGTCCGGCGGCGCGTCCGGGTGCCGGCGGCGGCGCCGCTCCCGGCGCTCCCCGTCCGGCGGGTGGCGGTCCGCGTCCCGGCCCGCGGCCGGCGCCGCGTCCGGGCAACAACCCCTTCAGCAGCGCGCCGCGTCCCGCGGCTCCCGGCCGTCCCGCGCCGGGCGGCGCTCCCGGCCAGGGCGGTCCGCGCCCGCGCCGGGCGCCGGTGGCCCACGTCCCGGTGCCGGTCCGGGTGGTCCCCGTCCGTCCGCCGGTCCGGGCGGTCCCCGTCCGTCCGCCGGCCCGGGTGGCCCGCGTCCCAACCCCGGCATGA
- a CDS encoding YlxR family protein: MADSSIPVRTCVGCRGRAPVTELLRVVVRDGGLTPDPRRRLPGRGASLHPTEECLRAAARRRAFPRALRSSVPLETGPLESHVARSAGRPAPGGTPSDRHPAGPPLEQDDPSDEQPVKSPR; encoded by the coding sequence ATGGCCGACTCGTCGATCCCGGTCCGCACCTGTGTGGGGTGCCGGGGACGCGCTCCGGTCACCGAGCTGTTGCGCGTCGTCGTCCGTGACGGGGGGCTCACCCCCGACCCACGGCGGCGGCTCCCCGGCCGGGGTGCGTCCCTGCACCCCACCGAGGAGTGCCTGCGTGCGGCAGCCCGGCGCCGGGCCTTCCCGCGCGCGCTGCGCAGCAGCGTTCCGCTGGAGACCGGTCCGCTCGAGAGCCACGTCGCCCGGTCCGCCGGGCGGCCGGCCCCGGGCGGGACACCGTCGGACCGGCACCCGGCCGGTCCACCACTCGAACAGGACGACCCCTCGGATGAGCAACCCGTGAAGTCGCCACGATGA